The following coding sequences lie in one Peribacillus frigoritolerans genomic window:
- the mtnK gene encoding S-methyl-5-thioribose kinase, which produces MTQNHSNFKRLTNETAITLAKKLGLVNADASLTCKEIGDGNLNYVFHITDTVTNKGIIIKQAVPYAKVLGESWPLTLKRAAIEANALIHFRSYCPEFVPQVYYSDEQLAITVMEDLSHLKIVRTGLIEGDSYPLLSQHIGEYVAKTAFYTSDYHLEPSAKKEVARHFTNPELCKITEVFIFTDPFFEELPGDFEVELTDAAKNIWNDKEVILEVAKLKQSFETEQEALLHGDLHTGSIFASETETKVIDPEFAFYGPVGFDLGQYTANLLFQAVTRNSAGKEEIFTHLNEFWNAFEETYSELWEGQNKSPFRHVKGYLPYLLTKFKKDAFGFAGCEMIRRTIGLSHVADLNVIEDKETRIAAKTATLEIGALLIKKREELDVPAVIEALKHRTLPSYSTI; this is translated from the coding sequence ATGACTCAAAACCATTCAAATTTTAAGAGATTGACAAACGAAACAGCTATAACCCTTGCAAAAAAACTTGGGTTGGTCAATGCGGATGCAAGTTTAACATGTAAAGAAATCGGCGATGGAAACTTAAATTATGTTTTTCATATTACAGACACAGTCACAAATAAAGGAATTATAATTAAACAAGCGGTCCCTTATGCCAAGGTACTTGGCGAAAGCTGGCCGCTGACATTGAAAAGAGCTGCGATTGAGGCGAATGCGTTGATTCATTTCAGAAGTTATTGCCCAGAATTCGTACCGCAAGTCTATTATTCTGATGAACAGCTTGCCATCACGGTCATGGAGGATTTATCGCACTTGAAAATCGTTAGAACAGGATTGATCGAAGGAGATTCATATCCATTGCTTTCTCAGCATATTGGTGAATATGTTGCGAAAACGGCATTTTATACATCCGATTATCATTTAGAACCCTCTGCGAAAAAGGAAGTGGCCCGACATTTCACGAATCCCGAACTCTGCAAAATCACTGAGGTCTTTATTTTCACGGATCCATTTTTTGAGGAACTCCCGGGAGATTTCGAGGTGGAATTGACAGATGCCGCCAAAAATATATGGAATGATAAAGAAGTGATCCTTGAGGTCGCTAAGCTGAAACAAAGCTTTGAAACCGAGCAGGAAGCCTTGCTTCATGGTGATTTACATACTGGAAGTATATTTGCAAGTGAAACTGAAACAAAGGTTATCGATCCGGAATTCGCTTTTTATGGTCCAGTTGGTTTTGACCTTGGTCAATACACCGCCAACCTTCTCTTTCAGGCAGTCACACGTAATAGCGCTGGAAAGGAAGAGATTTTCACACACCTTAATGAATTTTGGAATGCCTTTGAAGAAACTTATTCCGAATTATGGGAAGGCCAAAATAAAAGCCCATTTCGCCATGTGAAAGGTTATCTGCCTTATTTACTGACAAAATTCAAAAAAGATGCATTCGGCTTTGCCGGCTGTGAAATGATTCGGCGAACCATCGGACTTTCCCATGTTGCCGATTTGAATGTCATTGAAGATAAAGAAACAAGGATCGCTGCCAAAACGGCTACATTGGAAATTGGTGCTTTATTAATTAAAAAACGAGAAGAATTGGATGTTCCAGCTGTCATTGAAGCGTTGAAGCATCGTACACTGCCATCTTATTCAACCATTTAA
- the mtnA gene encoding S-methyl-5-thioribose-1-phosphate isomerase, producing MTKLAPLPYSVQWADSHITLLNQQALPSITEFIELHSVDDVYDSILTLKVRGAPAIGLTAAFGVALGAKQETTAELAEFKKNVARHIEKLASSRPTAVNLFWALRRMENTLQAAQSISTAKEALVSEAKAIFAEDEEMCRKIGEHGLSLFTRGDSILTHCNAGGIATARYGTALAPFHLAKEKDFPLKVYACETRPVLQGARLTAWELMQAGVDVTLISDNMAAHTIHQKGINGIIVGADRIAANGDTANKIGTLGLAILAKHFGIPFYVAAPSTTFDLTLESGTSIPIEERNEAEITFIQGVRIAPENVKTFNPAFDVTPNHLITSIITENGIITPDFIKNIPLFVK from the coding sequence ATGACAAAGCTAGCACCATTACCTTATTCGGTACAATGGGCTGATTCCCATATTACATTATTAAATCAACAAGCCCTGCCTTCCATAACTGAATTTATTGAACTTCATTCTGTTGATGATGTATATGACAGCATTTTGACATTAAAAGTTCGCGGTGCCCCAGCAATTGGACTGACGGCAGCATTTGGTGTTGCACTTGGTGCCAAACAGGAAACAACCGCTGAATTAGCGGAATTCAAGAAAAATGTAGCGAGGCATATTGAAAAACTCGCCTCTTCACGGCCAACTGCTGTCAACCTTTTTTGGGCGTTAAGGAGGATGGAAAATACCCTGCAAGCTGCGCAAAGCATTTCAACTGCCAAGGAAGCACTTGTATCGGAGGCTAAAGCCATCTTTGCTGAAGATGAAGAAATGTGCAGGAAAATCGGGGAACATGGTTTATCCTTATTCACTAGAGGAGATTCCATTCTAACGCATTGCAACGCTGGGGGAATTGCCACGGCTCGGTATGGCACAGCCTTGGCTCCCTTCCACCTGGCTAAAGAAAAGGACTTTCCGCTAAAAGTGTATGCATGTGAAACAAGGCCTGTCCTGCAAGGGGCGCGTTTGACTGCTTGGGAATTGATGCAAGCGGGGGTGGATGTCACATTAATTTCTGATAATATGGCTGCCCATACGATTCACCAGAAAGGAATAAATGGAATCATCGTCGGTGCCGACAGAATTGCGGCTAATGGAGATACAGCCAATAAAATCGGGACATTGGGATTGGCCATATTAGCCAAGCACTTTGGTATCCCTTTTTACGTGGCCGCACCATCAACTACATTCGACCTTACTCTCGAGTCCGGTACTTCCATCCCGATCGAAGAACGGAATGAAGCGGAAATCACCTTTATTCAAGGTGTTAGGATTGCTCCTGAAAACGTGAAGACTTTCAATCCAGCCTTTGACGTTACACCGAATCATCTAATTACCAGCATCATTACCGAAAATGGCATCATAACACCGGATTTCATTAAAAACATCCCGCTTTTTGTTAAATGA
- a CDS encoding LCP family protein → MKEKVLFIYLLILILAGCTYAPLPKQNGNAGTEKKLTKEENQESVKTFLLIGVDTRGEEKSRSDAIILAKYFPEQEKLKLASIMRDSYVKIPGNKSGYNKINAAYYYGGRELLKKTIQENFGVKVDHVAVIDFQGFVKMVDLLAPEGLAVNVDQEIIDDMSIQASVGKNVLHGEEILKYVRFRHDDESDFGRVERQQEVMVQLKTAFINQISSFEGMAALPSIIEQGLSYLDTDIGLKTIMEMGPKAVFHSPDTVETLRVPVEGSFNDEIYPQSGAVLEIDYTKNKKALQEFFSKK, encoded by the coding sequence ATGAAAGAAAAGGTATTGTTCATATATCTATTGATCTTGATTCTGGCAGGCTGCACTTATGCCCCTTTACCCAAACAAAATGGAAATGCAGGTACGGAAAAAAAACTAACCAAAGAAGAGAACCAGGAAAGTGTGAAAACATTTCTGTTAATTGGTGTTGATACAAGGGGAGAGGAAAAATCTCGATCAGATGCGATTATACTGGCAAAATACTTTCCTGAGCAGGAAAAACTGAAGCTGGCTTCGATTATGCGTGATAGTTATGTGAAAATCCCCGGGAATAAATCAGGATATAACAAAATAAATGCAGCTTATTATTATGGTGGAAGGGAACTTCTCAAGAAAACCATACAGGAAAACTTTGGTGTCAAGGTCGATCATGTAGCGGTAATTGACTTTCAGGGATTCGTGAAGATGGTCGATTTACTTGCACCTGAGGGGCTAGCGGTGAATGTGGACCAGGAAATCATTGATGATATGAGCATTCAAGCAAGCGTCGGTAAAAATGTTTTACATGGGGAGGAAATATTGAAATATGTCCGTTTTAGACATGACGATGAAAGTGATTTTGGAAGGGTTGAGCGTCAACAAGAAGTAATGGTTCAATTAAAAACAGCGTTTATAAATCAAATCTCATCCTTCGAAGGGATGGCAGCCCTTCCTAGTATAATCGAACAAGGACTCTCGTACTTGGATACAGATATTGGACTGAAAACAATAATGGAAATGGGTCCAAAAGCCGTCTTCCATTCACCGGACACCGTCGAAACCTTAAGGGTTCCAGTGGAAGGAAGCTTTAATGATGAAATATATCCCCAGTCCGGAGCCGTTTTGGAAATAGACTACACTAAAAATAAGAAGGCACTTCAGGAGTTCTTTTCCAAAAAATAA